Proteins encoded by one window of Arabidopsis thaliana chromosome 2, partial sequence:
- a CDS encoding N-acetylglucosaminylphosphatidylinositol de-N-acetylase family protein (N-acetylglucosaminylphosphatidylinositol de-N-acetylase family protein; CONTAINS InterPro DOMAIN/s: N-acetylglucosaminyl phosphatidylinositol deacetylase (InterPro:IPR003737); BEST Arabidopsis thaliana protein match is: N-acetylglucosaminylphosphatidylinositol de-N-acetylase family protein (TAIR:AT3G58130.2); Has 35333 Blast hits to 34131 proteins in 2444 species: Archae - 798; Bacteria - 22429; Metazoa - 974; Fungi - 991; Plants - 531; Viruses - 0; Other Eukaryotes - 9610 (source: NCBI BLink).) yields the protein MGSIRDQELHRACAVLKVPLQQLKILDHPNLQDGFGQLWSHDLLTEIIEEEVTNHYIHTIITFDNYGVWGHCNHRDVHRGVLKFLQTNSGRNVKAWELVSLNIFRKYCGPVDIWLSILSAKRHPSKVIIINKQPWKSFKAMAQHLSQWVWFRKLFVLFSSYTYVNTLDRINPESNELL from the exons ATGGGAAGCATTAGGGACCAAGAGCTGCATCGGGCATGTGCGGTGCTCAAG GTTCCGCTTCAACAGTTAAAGATTCTGGACCATCCAAATTTGCAG GATGGTTTTGGGCAATTATGGAGCCACGATTTGCTAACAGAGATCATCGAAGAAGAAGTCACTAATCACTATATCCACACA ATAATAACATTCGATAACTATGGTGTTTGGGGTCATTGCAATCACCGAGATGTGCATCGTGGAGTATT AAAGTTCTTGCAGACTAATTCAGGAAGAAATGTCAAAGCTTGGGAACTT GTAAGCCTTAATATCTTTCGCAAGTACTGTGGACCTGTCGACATTTGGCTGTCTATTTTATCCGCCAAAAGACATCCGAGTAAGGTAATCATCATAAACAAGCAGCCTTGGAAAAGCTTCAAAGCAATGGCACAACATTTAAGCCAGTGGGTTTG GTTTCggaagctttttgttttgttttcaagctATACATATGTGAATACACTTGATAGAATCAACCCTGAGTCAAACGAGCTCTTGTAG
- a CDS encoding NEP-interacting protein, putative (DUF239) (Protein of Unknown Function (DUF239); INVOLVED IN: biological_process unknown; LOCATED IN: endomembrane system; EXPRESSED IN: 19 plant structures; EXPRESSED DURING: 14 growth stages; CONTAINS InterPro DOMAIN/s: Protein of unknown function DUF239, plant (InterPro:IPR004314); BEST Arabidopsis thaliana protein match is: Protein of Unknown Function (DUF239) (TAIR:AT2G38255.1); Has 682 Blast hits to 653 proteins in 27 species: Archae - 0; Bacteria - 11; Metazoa - 0; Fungi - 10; Plants - 661; Viruses - 0; Other Eukaryotes - 0 (source: NCBI BLink).), whose product MSLHLVLCLFSYLLLTQVAEGNIDSILKDFDCVDIYKQPAFQHPLLKHHKIQEKFSSNEKLKRKDEYQPNEKYCPKGTVPILRQRNGTESFHPDTVEYPGQHFAVLENMLDGSIYRGADALISLHNLTLLNNQYSKDQIWLENGPRDQLNSIQFGLAVHPRLYGDSLTRFTIYWTGDGYKRTGCYNTKCPGFVIVSRVPLIGTIFADTSVYGGNETVYTNPKVFQDGFSGNWILRIFDRVVGYWPKELFTHLNKGASLVRFGGNTFPSPDGFSPPMGNGYFPSHDFYKSSHFSKVKVKNSNYETIDFEKQRTRRYADSYQFID is encoded by the exons atgAGTTTACATCTAGTGCTCtgtctgttttcttatttgcttTTAACACAAGTGGCCGAAGGAAACATTGAT tcaattttaaaagatttcgATTGTGttgatatatacaaacaacCGGCTTTCCAACATCCATTGTTGAAACACCACAAGATTCAG GAAAAATTCAGTTCAAATGAAAAgcttaaaagaaaagatgaatatcaaccaaatgaaaaatattgtCCAAAAGGAACTGTACCAATTTTAAGACAGAGAAATGGAACTGAGAGCTTTCATCCTGACACAGTCGAATATCCTGGCCAACAT TTTGCAGTACTCGAAAATATGTTAGATGGGAGCATCTATCGAGGAGCAGACGCTCTGATAAGTCTTCATAATTTAACTCTACTGAATAACCAATACAGTAAAGATCAAATCTGGTTAGAGAATGGACCTCGTGATCAACTCAATAGCATACAATTTGGTTTGGCG GTGCATCCAAGATTATATGGCGACAGTTTAACGCGATTTACAATATACTGGACA GGAGATGGCTATAAAAGAACTGGATGCTATAATACAAAATGTCCTGGATTCGTTATTGTTTCTCGAGTTCCCTTGATTGGAACAATTTTTGCTGATACTTCTGTTTATGGTGGTAACGAAACAGTTTATACTAATCCGAAAGTTTTTCAG gATGGTTTCAGCGGAAACTGGATACTAAGAATATTTGACCGAGTTGTTGGTTACTGGCCTAAAGAGTTATTTACTCACTTAAACAAAGGAGCTTCTTTGGTACGCTTTGGAGGAAATACATTTCCATCTCCGGACGGATTTAGTCCCCCAATGGGAAATGGATATTTTCCGTCTCACGATTTTTATAAAAGTTCACATTTTTCAAAGGTCAAAGTTAAGAATTCGAACTATGAAAccattgattttgaaaaacagagaacaagaCGTTATGCAGATTCTTACCAATTTATAGACTAA
- the OTLD1 gene encoding OTU-like cysteine protease family protein (OTU-like cysteine protease family protein; FUNCTIONS IN: cysteine-type peptidase activity; INVOLVED IN: biological_process unknown; LOCATED IN: chloroplast; EXPRESSED IN: 24 plant structures; EXPRESSED DURING: 15 growth stages; CONTAINS InterPro DOMAIN/s: Ubiquitin-associated/translation elongation factor EF1B, N-terminal, eukaryote (InterPro:IPR015940), Ovarian tumour, otubain (InterPro:IPR003323); BEST Arabidopsis thaliana protein match is: SEC-C motif-containing protein / OTU-like cysteine protease family protein (TAIR:AT5G67170.2); Has 30201 Blast hits to 17322 proteins in 780 species: Archae - 12; Bacteria - 1396; Metazoa - 17338; Fungi - 3422; Plants - 5037; Viruses - 0; Other Eukaryotes - 2996 (source: NCBI BLink).), whose translation MTRILVQRGSSGSSSNSSRPSSSSSSSSGSETQINNNIPVPPVTIDEEITDEKQEEVTVVEKAECSDAKDVAVDSDEPADREDDEGLVVAENVHVQSEGIDCDSPVSGGSNSDSPPVPAPPPKPSSTVNPGSNRSVLGSFGALRIGPTRRAAGPRSLVSSRSSPTGSHPSSPRSHSENEGYNSSDEHMPCYVPSHPGSGLEREHQFEAEIRYSKGFEIRRMLEDGNCLFRAVADQVYGDSEAYDLARQMCMDYMEQERDHFSQFITEGFTSYLKRKRRDKVYGNNVEIQALAEMYNRPIHIYSYSTEPINIFQGNYSTDTPPIRLSYHHGNHYNSLVDPHRLTVGAGLGFSSLSGRHVDKEQVKAAIKAQQEHQIDNALLAEGRFYSDLELTEKEIERSVMEASRAEYLMEWSKPRIGPKESSTSNAETSSSGATGPSGSDSKPAEAVKEKTVLSSSIEMVLSMGFSYAQAMEAYSIFGDDVDSMVCYVLETSCGGNNRRKGKATE comes from the exons ATGACTCGGATTTTGGTTCAAAGAGGTTCATCAGGCAGTTCTTCCAACTCTAGCCGtccttcttcctcatctaGTTCTTCCTCGGGATCAGAAACACagataaacaataatattccGGTTCCTCCTGTTACTATAGATGAAGAAATTACGGatgagaaacaagaagaggTTACTGTAGTTGAAAAAGCAGAGTGTTCTGATGCTAAAGATGTAGCTGTGGACAGTGATGAACCTGCGgatagagaagatgatgaagggTTGGTAGTTGCAGAAAATGTTCATGTTCAAAGTGAAGGTATAGATTGTGATTCTCCAGTTAGCGGTGGCAGTAACTCTGATTCACCACCCGTACCAGCTCCACCACCAAAACCTTCTTCCACTGTCAATCCTGGTAGTAACAGATCGGTTTTGGGAAGTTTTGGCGCTTTACGAATTGGACCAACACGAAGAGCTGCTGGGCCTCGCTCTCTTGTTTCCAGTAGGAGTTCGCCAACTGGATCACATCCTTCTTCTCCAAGATCACACAGTGAGAACGAGGGCTATAATAGTTCTGATGAGCATATGCCATGCTATGTGCCCTCTCATCCTGGCTCTGGCTTG GAAAGAGAACACCAGTTTGAAGCAGAGATTAGATATTCAAAAGGATTTGAAATTAGGCGGATGTTGGAAGATGGAAATTGTCTTTTTCGAGCTGTTGCAGATCAAGTATATGGGGACTCAGAGGCATATGACTTGGCTAGACAAATGTGCATGGATTACatg GAACAAGAGAGGGATCACTTTTCTCAGTTCATAACCGAAGGTTTTACCTCTTACTtgaagaggaaaagaagagataag GTCTATGGAAACAACGTAGAGATCCAAGCTTTAGCAGAAATGTACAATAGGCCAATCCACATTTACTCATATAGCACAG AGCCTATCAACATATTTCAAGGAAACTACAGCACGGATACACCTCCCATAAGGCTGAGTTACCACCACGGGAATCATTATAATTCTTTGGTGGATCCACATCGGTTGACAGTTGGTGCAGGACTTGGATTTAGTAGCCTTAGTGGG AGACACGTGGACAAGGAACAGGTGAAAGCTGCTATAAAGGCTCAGCAAGAACATCAAATTGATAAT GCGCTGTTAGCAGAAGGGAGATTTTACTCTGACCTTGAGCTTACGGAAAAGGAAATAGAGCGGTCGGTAATGGAAGCTTCTCGTGCTGAGTATCTTATGGAATGGTCTAAGCCACGAATTGGTCCAAAGGAATCATCCACCTCGAATGCTGAGACATCATCTTCTGGAGCTa cAGGACCTTCAGGCAGCGATTCGAAACCAGCAGAGGCAGTAAAAGAAAAGACGGTGCTGAGCAGCAGTATCGAGATGGTATTGTCGATGGGATTTAGCTACGCACAGGCCATGGAAGCTTATAGCATTTTTGGGGATGACGTTGACTCTATGGTCTGTTATGTACTGGAGACGAGCTGTGGCGGCAACAACCGACGCAAAGGCAAAGCCACGGAATAG
- the OTLD1 gene encoding OTU-like cysteine protease family protein (OTU-like cysteine protease family protein; FUNCTIONS IN: cysteine-type peptidase activity; INVOLVED IN: biological_process unknown; LOCATED IN: chloroplast; EXPRESSED IN: 24 plant structures; EXPRESSED DURING: 15 growth stages; CONTAINS InterPro DOMAIN/s: Ubiquitin-associated/translation elongation factor EF1B, N-terminal, eukaryote (InterPro:IPR015940), Ovarian tumour, otubain (InterPro:IPR003323); BEST Arabidopsis thaliana protein match is: SEC-C motif-containing protein / OTU-like cysteine protease family protein (TAIR:AT5G67170.2); Has 2113 Blast hits to 1438 proteins in 217 species: Archae - 0; Bacteria - 20; Metazoa - 656; Fungi - 244; Plants - 357; Viruses - 15; Other Eukaryotes - 821 (source: NCBI BLink).), with translation MTRILVQRGSSGSSSNSSRPSSSSSSSSGSETQINNNIPVPPVTIDEEITDEKQEEVTVVEKAECSDAKDVAVDSDEPADREDDEGLVVAENVHVQSEGIDCDSPVSGGSNSDSPPVPAPPPKPSSTVNPGSNRSVLGSFGALRIGPTRRAAGPRSLVSSRSSPTGSHPSSPRSHSENEGYNSSDEHMPCYVPSHPGSGLEREHQFEAEIRYSKGFEIRRMLEDGNCLFRAVADQVYGDSEAYDLARQMCMDYMEQERDHFSQFITEGFTSYLKRKRRDKVYGNNVEIQALAEMYNRPIHIYSYSTEPINIFQGNYSTDTPPIRLSYHHGNHYNSLVDPHRLTVGAGLGFSSLSGRHVDKEQVKAAIKAQQEHQIDNALLAEGRFYSDLELTEKEIERSVMEASRAEYLMEWSKPRIGPKESSTSNAETSSSGARPSGSDSKPAEAVKEKTVLSSSIEMVLSMGFSYAQAMEAYSIFGDDVDSMVCYVLETSCGGNNRRKGKATE, from the exons ATGACTCGGATTTTGGTTCAAAGAGGTTCATCAGGCAGTTCTTCCAACTCTAGCCGtccttcttcctcatctaGTTCTTCCTCGGGATCAGAAACACagataaacaataatattccGGTTCCTCCTGTTACTATAGATGAAGAAATTACGGatgagaaacaagaagaggTTACTGTAGTTGAAAAAGCAGAGTGTTCTGATGCTAAAGATGTAGCTGTGGACAGTGATGAACCTGCGgatagagaagatgatgaagggTTGGTAGTTGCAGAAAATGTTCATGTTCAAAGTGAAGGTATAGATTGTGATTCTCCAGTTAGCGGTGGCAGTAACTCTGATTCACCACCCGTACCAGCTCCACCACCAAAACCTTCTTCCACTGTCAATCCTGGTAGTAACAGATCGGTTTTGGGAAGTTTTGGCGCTTTACGAATTGGACCAACACGAAGAGCTGCTGGGCCTCGCTCTCTTGTTTCCAGTAGGAGTTCGCCAACTGGATCACATCCTTCTTCTCCAAGATCACACAGTGAGAACGAGGGCTATAATAGTTCTGATGAGCATATGCCATGCTATGTGCCCTCTCATCCTGGCTCTGGCTTG GAAAGAGAACACCAGTTTGAAGCAGAGATTAGATATTCAAAAGGATTTGAAATTAGGCGGATGTTGGAAGATGGAAATTGTCTTTTTCGAGCTGTTGCAGATCAAGTATATGGGGACTCAGAGGCATATGACTTGGCTAGACAAATGTGCATGGATTACatg GAACAAGAGAGGGATCACTTTTCTCAGTTCATAACCGAAGGTTTTACCTCTTACTtgaagaggaaaagaagagataag GTCTATGGAAACAACGTAGAGATCCAAGCTTTAGCAGAAATGTACAATAGGCCAATCCACATTTACTCATATAGCACAG AGCCTATCAACATATTTCAAGGAAACTACAGCACGGATACACCTCCCATAAGGCTGAGTTACCACCACGGGAATCATTATAATTCTTTGGTGGATCCACATCGGTTGACAGTTGGTGCAGGACTTGGATTTAGTAGCCTTAGTGGG AGACACGTGGACAAGGAACAGGTGAAAGCTGCTATAAAGGCTCAGCAAGAACATCAAATTGATAAT GCGCTGTTAGCAGAAGGGAGATTTTACTCTGACCTTGAGCTTACGGAAAAGGAAATAGAGCGGTCGGTAATGGAAGCTTCTCGTGCTGAGTATCTTATGGAATGGTCTAAGCCACGAATTGGTCCAAAGGAATCATCCACCTCGAATGCTGAGACATCATCTTCTGGAGCTa GACCTTCAGGCAGCGATTCGAAACCAGCAGAGGCAGTAAAAGAAAAGACGGTGCTGAGCAGCAGTATCGAGATGGTATTGTCGATGGGATTTAGCTACGCACAGGCCATGGAAGCTTATAGCATTTTTGGGGATGACGTTGACTCTATGGTCTGTTATGTACTGGAGACGAGCTGTGGCGGCAACAACCGACGCAAAGGCAAAGCCACGGAATAG
- a CDS encoding N-acetylglucosaminylphosphatidylinositol de-N-acetylase family protein (N-acetylglucosaminylphosphatidylinositol de-N-acetylase family protein; FUNCTIONS IN: molecular_function unknown; INVOLVED IN: biological_process unknown; LOCATED IN: endomembrane system; CONTAINS InterPro DOMAIN/s: N-acetylglucosaminyl phosphatidylinositol deacetylase (InterPro:IPR003737); BEST Arabidopsis thaliana protein match is: N-acetylglucosaminylphosphatidylinositol de-N-acetylase family protein (TAIR:AT3G58130.2); Has 35333 Blast hits to 34131 proteins in 2444 species: Archae - 798; Bacteria - 22429; Metazoa - 974; Fungi - 991; Plants - 531; Viruses - 0; Other Eukaryotes - 9610 (source: NCBI BLink).), which produces MVVVFLSLIVVIWVASFFKIFFRATSISRATILDDGKKNVMFVIAHPDDESMFFSPTINYFTSTACNLHILCFSTGNADGMGSIRDQELHRACAVLKVPLQQLKILDHPNLQDGFGQLWSHDLLTEIIEEEVTNHYIHTIITFDNYGVWGHCNHRDVHRGVLKFLQTNSGRNVKAWELVSLNIFRKYCGPVDIWLSILSAKRHPSKVIIINKQPWKSFKAMAQHLSQWVWFRKLFVLFSSYTYVNTLDRINPESNELL; this is translated from the exons ATGGTTGTTGTTTTTCTATCTCTGATTGTTGTTATATGGGTggcttctttcttcaaaattttcttccGAGCTACATCTATCTCCAGAGCCACTATTCTTGATGATG GGAAGAAAAATGTGATGTTTGTTATCGCACATCCTGATGATGAGTCAAT GTTCTTTTCTCCAACAATAAACTACTTCACTTCCACTGCCTGCAATCTTCACATCTTATGCTTCTCCACTG gtaACGCTGATGGTATGGGAAGCATTAGGGACCAAGAGCTGCATCGGGCATGTGCGGTGCTCAAG GTTCCGCTTCAACAGTTAAAGATTCTGGACCATCCAAATTTGCAG GATGGTTTTGGGCAATTATGGAGCCACGATTTGCTAACAGAGATCATCGAAGAAGAAGTCACTAATCACTATATCCACACA ATAATAACATTCGATAACTATGGTGTTTGGGGTCATTGCAATCACCGAGATGTGCATCGTGGAGTATT AAAGTTCTTGCAGACTAATTCAGGAAGAAATGTCAAAGCTTGGGAACTT GTAAGCCTTAATATCTTTCGCAAGTACTGTGGACCTGTCGACATTTGGCTGTCTATTTTATCCGCCAAAAGACATCCGAGTAAGGTAATCATCATAAACAAGCAGCCTTGGAAAAGCTTCAAAGCAATGGCACAACATTTAAGCCAGTGGGTTTG GTTTCggaagctttttgttttgttttcaagctATACATATGTGAATACACTTGATAGAATCAACCCTGAGTCAAACGAGCTCTTGTAG
- a CDS encoding RNA-binding (RRM/RBD/RNP motifs) family protein (RNA-binding (RRM/RBD/RNP motifs) family protein; FUNCTIONS IN: nucleotide binding, nucleic acid binding; INVOLVED IN: biological_process unknown; EXPRESSED IN: 22 plant structures; EXPRESSED DURING: 13 growth stages; CONTAINS InterPro DOMAIN/s: RNA recognition motif, RNP-1 (InterPro:IPR000504), Nucleotide-binding, alpha-beta plait (InterPro:IPR012677); BEST Arabidopsis thaliana protein match is: RNA binding (RRM/RBD/RNP motifs) family protein (TAIR:AT5G06210.1); Has 12115 Blast hits to 12109 proteins in 1409 species: Archae - 61; Bacteria - 8502; Metazoa - 534; Fungi - 454; Plants - 424; Viruses - 1; Other Eukaryotes - 2139 (source: NCBI BLink).) produces MLTQFLYRSFTPLLFSRSFSSTLFVKGISFSSTEETLTQAFSQYGQVLKVDVIMDKIRCRPKGFAYVTFSSKEEAEKALLELNAQLVDGRVVILDTTKAAKHNPPDTKPNHAGGDS; encoded by the exons ATGCTCACCCAGTTCCTTTATCGCTCCTTCACTCCTCTCCTCTTCTCCAGATCTTTCTCCTCTACGCTTTTCGTTaaag GCATATCTTTCTCAAGCACTGAAGAAACATTAACCCAAGCATTTTCTCAATATGGTCAAGTTCTCAAAG TGGATGTTATAATGGACAAAATCAGATGCAGACCAAAAGGGTTTGCTTATGTCACATTCTCATCTAAAGAAGAAGCCGAGAAAGCTTTATTAGAACTCAACGCCCAG TTGGTTGACGGGCGGGTCGTGATCCTTGACACAACAAAAGCTGCAAAACACAATCCACCAGACACCAAGCCAAATCATGCAGGTGGTGATAGCTGA
- a CDS encoding N-acetylglucosaminylphosphatidylinositol de-N-acetylase family protein — MFVIAHPDDESMFFSPTINYFTSTACNLHILCFSTGNADGMGSIRDQELHRACAVLKVPLQQLKILDHPNLQDGFGQLWSHDLLTEIIEEEVTNHYIHTIITFDNYGVWGHCNHRDVHRGVLKFLQTNSGRNVKAWELVSLNIFRKYCGPVDIWLSILSAKRHPSKVIIINKQPWKSFKAMAQHLSQWVWFRKLFVLFSSYTYVNTLDRINPESNELL, encoded by the exons ATGTTTGTTATCGCACATCCTGATGATGAGTCAAT GTTCTTTTCTCCAACAATAAACTACTTCACTTCCACTGCCTGCAATCTTCACATCTTATGCTTCTCCACTG gtaACGCTGATGGTATGGGAAGCATTAGGGACCAAGAGCTGCATCGGGCATGTGCGGTGCTCAAG GTTCCGCTTCAACAGTTAAAGATTCTGGACCATCCAAATTTGCAG GATGGTTTTGGGCAATTATGGAGCCACGATTTGCTAACAGAGATCATCGAAGAAGAAGTCACTAATCACTATATCCACACA ATAATAACATTCGATAACTATGGTGTTTGGGGTCATTGCAATCACCGAGATGTGCATCGTGGAGTATT AAAGTTCTTGCAGACTAATTCAGGAAGAAATGTCAAAGCTTGGGAACTT GTAAGCCTTAATATCTTTCGCAAGTACTGTGGACCTGTCGACATTTGGCTGTCTATTTTATCCGCCAAAAGACATCCGAGTAAGGTAATCATCATAAACAAGCAGCCTTGGAAAAGCTTCAAAGCAATGGCACAACATTTAAGCCAGTGGGTTTG GTTTCggaagctttttgttttgttttcaagctATACATATGTGAATACACTTGATAGAATCAACCCTGAGTCAAACGAGCTCTTGTAG